atggtccaagcacaccaagacagtcgtgaagagggcacaacaaaacctattccccctcaggagactgaggttctacagctgcaccattgagagcatggttgcatcactgcctggtatggcaactgctcggcctccgaccgcaaggcactacagagggtagtgagtatggcctagtacatcactggggccaagcttcctgccacccaggacctctatgccaggcggcatcagaggaaggccctgaaaattgtcaaagactccagccaccctagtcatagactgttctctctgctaccgcacggcaagcggtaccggaaagctaaggctaggtccaagaggcttctaaacagcttctacccccaagccttaagactcctgaacacctaatcaaatggctacccagacgattttcattgccccccccccccctaatttacaccactgctactctgttgttatcatctatgcatattcactttaataactacctacatgtacatattacctcaactaaccggtgcccaccgcacactcactctgtaccagtcTTCCCCTGTATATAATCTCGCcatttttattttactgctgctctttaattacttgttacttttatttcttatctgtataaaacattttttaactgcattgttggttaggggctcgtaagtaagcatttcactaaggtctacaactgttttattcggcgcatgtgactaataaaatttgatttgattattataCACCCACTCACCCATCCTCCCAGGCCTTTAGTGATGAGGGCCAGGAGCAGGCAGGCAGCAGCCAGGCGAGAGCCTCTCTCAGGAACCTGCTGCAGCTCCAGAAGGCTCAGCTCACACACATAGCGAGCCAACGTCAGGGTCTCCATGCTGGCGCTcacacactggggagaggacGCAGAAGCAATCATTTGTCCATCTATTTACTAACGCAGCATATCAACGAATACATCTCCTTACAAATATGGGTGACCTCTGAAGCAGGTTGTTTTCCTCCTGTGGATCCTTGTTTCAAAATACATTCCTGAGTACTGCCCAAGGACAAGGAGGGACTCACCTTGGCATAGCGTCGGAGAAAGTGGTAAGGGACTGGAATGTTGATATCAAACTGCAGTGCCTGCAAGATGTTTATCTCCATGGCAATAATCTCTTCCCTGTTGTAGGCGTCATCGCAGATGTACAGGAAATCATCAATGCATGGCGGAGTGCGTTCCTAAGGGAGGAAGACAATACTCAATACTTACTAATTGAAGGATAATGTTTAACTTTAATAGCAATTCATGATTAGGACAGAATTGTTAAGCTTCTAAGCAACATGATGAGATATTCTGATGTTCAGATCTTTGACCAGTCCCGTACCCCTCAGGGCCTCACCTGGAACTTGGAGGCGATGAGCATGGCTGTGGAGCCAATGAGCTGCAGGCTCTCCCTCATGATGACGCTGCAGGCCAGGTAGTGGTCCGTCAGCTTTACTGCCAGGTACAGGGTCTCGTGGTTAAGCTCAAAGTTTTCCTGAAGATGGAGCAGAGGTAGACATTCAGATCTGGAATGTGTTAGGGCAGCTATACCCAAAACACATGTCAGTGAAGAAAAGCCATAGGCTAACCAAACAAAGCTATCTGTAACCAAAAGTCACCTGAAGTTCAACCATCCAATCCACCAGAATCCCTCTCATGTCTTTGTTCAAGTCCGGCTGACTGTTCATGTAATCCTTTAAAACAAACTTCTCCTGAAGAAAAATGATAACATTTCATTCAGAGGATGTTATATCATCCACCATATGAACTCCTATATGaaaacaccccaagacaaaaccttacctctctctccctcaggtagTCAAATATTTCCTTGGCATACTCGGCGCTCATGGAAACATCACCATAGAATTCCTTGTCAATGTCAAACTCGTCAGGCACCACCTGGGAataggacacagagagaggagaatgactGCCTTGTTGAACCCAGAGGGCTGATAGCAtggatgtgtctgtctctcacctgtctcccTGGGCAAAGAGTGGTCTCCTCCTGTGGCCATACCACCAGGTCTTTCTCTGGGGATAGGCCCACCTCCAACTTCATAGATTGTCCATTGGAGCACACAGCTTTAGGTCTACAATGGTTATAGAAAcagacaaaaaacacacacacacatatatgtttTAGCTGTGTTGGGAAGAGAAAGAACATATACGAACACAAAATGGAGACATTgatatacagagcattcggaaagtattcagaccccttccctttgtccacattttgttacgttacagccctattctaaaatgttcccctcaatctacacacaataccccataatgacaaagcgaaaactggtttttagaatACATTTAAACAATAAAtgttatttacataagcatttagaccctttgctttgGGACTCAAAATgaagctcaggtacatcctgtttctattgatcatccttgagacaacttgattagagtccacctgtggtaaattcaattgattagacatttggaaaggcacacaccggtctatataaaggttccacagttgacaatgcatgtcagatcaaaaacaaaaacatgagATCGAAGGGATTGTCCAtagagccccgagacaggattgtgttgatgcacgaaaatgtctacagcattgaatGTCCCAAAGAACCCAAtagcttccatcattcttaaatggaagaagtttggaaccaccaagactcttcctagagctggccgcccagccaaactgagtaatcgggggagaaaggccttggttaggaaggtgaccaagaacccgatggtcactcagaGATTCAGAGCTCCACTGTAGAGAtgagagaatcttccagaaggacaaccatctctgcagcactccaccaatcagatctttatggtagagtggccagatggaagccactcctcggtaaaaTGCACAAAACGGCACACTTGGAGTTTGGCAAAAGgcccctaaaggactctcagaccatgagaaagaagattctctggtcaaatgaaaccaagattgaactctttggcctgaataccaagtctctggatgttttcaatgtaacctttatttaaccaggtgggccagttgagaacaagttctcatttacaactgcgacctggccaagataaagcaaagcagtgtgacaaaaacaacacagagttacacaaacaaacgtatagtcaataacactatagaaaaacatatatacagtgtgtgcaaatgtagaagagtagggaggtaaggatACAAATaagccatagaggtgaaataattaacatttagcattaacactggagtgatagatgtgcagatgatgactTGCAAGtacagatactggggtgcaaaatagcaagaggataaataaaaatatggggatgaggtagttggcaGTGTACAGGtccagtgatcggtaagctgctctgacagctgatgcttaacgttagagagggagataagactccaacttcagtgatttttgccatTTGTTCCAGTCAATGgaagtagagaactggaaggaatagcagccaaagtaagtgttggctttggggatgaccagtgaaatatacctgcttgAGCATGTGCCataggtgggtgttgctatggtgaccagtgagctgcgaTAAGGCGGGCTTTAacgtccttgagtgacccagcgaaagcccagacttgaacccgataaaacatccctggagagacctggaaatagctgtgcagtgacgatCCCAAttcaacctgacagcttgagaggatctgcagaggagaatggtagaaattccccaaatacaggtgtgccaagcttctacaaacctgtttttgctttgtcattatggggtattgtgtgtagattgaggggggaaactattaaatccattttagaataagactgtaacgtaacaaaatgtggaaaaagacaaggggtctgaatatattccaaatgcactgtagctaCAATAGTTTAGGCTGTTATGGACTGAATACATTAATGGACATCGTAGTTGATGGAAACGTCACAAATGCTAATTAGTCAGATAATTATCCCATTAGAGTAGACTGATCTAATTCTAACCCCATCGGATAGACCTCCGGATATTTTCAGTGTGTTCTGACTGCAAGATATCCGAGCTGCCCAAGTCACCTGCTCCATAATGAGATGAACAGAAATGCTCTTTATTACTCAGGCCAAGGGCATTTTGTGTCACCCCATCAGTGACCGTGTCTAACCCATTCTATCCAATCTAGATCTTAAGCTTTTAGTAAATGATGATCAGTGTGGCAAAGAAATGGCTCTGAGGAACATTACTCTTTCAGATTAGCTTCATTCTTGGCAGCTTCTTTGCTCCTAAGTGCCTTCTTGGCAGGCTTCCCAATCTTGGTCTGGTTCTTAATTTGAATCTTGGTGGCCTATTCAAAAGGGGTAAAATGAGAGAGACAAAAGTAAATCTTTATGACCATTCAGATTGTGAAATTTCCTCAGAAGACATGTTTACATTTTAAAGGTCCAAATAGGGTACCAACCTGGCAGTACATCAGGTACCAACCTGGCAGTACATCGGGTACCAACCTGGCAGTACATCGGGTACCAACCTGGCAGTACATCAGGGTACCAAACCTGGCAGTACATCAGGTACCATGGCAGGGTACCAACCTGGCAGTACATCGGGTACCAACCTGGCAGTACATCGGGTACCAACCTGGCAGTACATCGGGTACCAACCTGGCAGTACATCGGGTACCAACCTGGCAGTACATCGGGTACCAACCTGGCAGTACATCGGGTACCAACCTGGCAGTACATCGGGTACCAACCAGGCAGTGATACACCATTCATTACACATAATGGCAACATTTACAGGATCAAAGCTGCGTATTACACAAtaatggcacagcggtctaaggcactgcatctcagtgcttgaggcgtcactacagacaccctggttcaaatccaggctgtatcacaaccagccgtgattgcgagtcccataggccggcacacaattggcccagcgtcctgggtttggccggtgtaggccgtcattgtaaataagaatttgttcttaacggatgtgcctagataaatatatatattttttaaatattttatatatCCAGTGCATTATGTAGCAGTCATACATTTAAGCcgtaaggcccgagggggtgccTTATTACTACTATAACCTGGTTACCAACTCAATTACAGCAGTAAAATCtataaatatatacaaaatattaaactttccatgacagactgaccaggtgaaagttatgatcccgtattgttaaatccatttcaaatcattgtagatgaagtggaggagactggttaaagagggatttttaagccttgggacAATTGAGGTAGGTGCTTGGCGCATCCGTTTGTGTCAAGaaatgcaacgctgctgggtttttcacgctcaacagtttccctcgTGTATCAAtaattgtccaccacccaaaggacatccagccaacttgacacaactgtgggaagcattgtaaTCAACATGGCCCATTGTAGTCAACatggcatccctgtggaatgcattCAACattttgtagagtccatgccccaacaaattgaggctgttctgagggcaaaatgggggGTGGGTGGCGTGCAAGTCAATATTAGCAAGGATGGGGAtcaagacaaaaaaaaacatctatggattttttttttaccactaACATATTATTGTGATGCAGCGCTTAGTATTGACCAACACCCTCTTCCAATGGCTTTGGGCTCCTTCACAGAAATCAGTGGTTATTCTAAACTCTAATAATGGGATGATTCGATTATGATACGCCGCGGGGAACTGGTCTACGGCCTACCCAGGCCAGATGAATCTAATCTACTCAATGAGTCTGTAAACTGCTTTGAAACAGTGTCACATGTGCAGTGTTTATAGGTGATGACACTTCAAGCACCTCCTCAACTGGTATAACGGAGATAATTTCTGAAATATTTATCTAATATTGCCTGTCCAAGTATGAGTTACAAAAACGCTGTGGATACTGTAGTTATAAATGGGATATTTTAACCAGAGGTTATTCTCAGTATCACTTTACACATAACGTTACATTCACAAGAATCACTGATGAAAAACGTTGGTCAGCTTACGTTAGTGATGTCAACAAAGGCAGGCCTTTTCTTTACGCCACCCTGTGGAGAAGACCTCTTACTGTGAACACCCTCctgaggaagacagacagggtcATGTTTTATTTAGCAGAGAACAAAAATCAATTAGCGAGACCTTGTTATAGCTAGCTACTACACTTTGGCCTGATCATAAAACAGTGCAACATGTTCAATCATTGTAACACTTTTTCAAAAAGGCAGGATTTCATCAGACAACAGATGTGAGTTTGATAACGTTAACTTCTAGATAGTTACCTGATTCTCCATCACACCTAATGATCCTTTTCCAGGAACGTTGATGGAAGAGGGGTTCTTTCCCCTTGAGAAAGGCATCGCTCTGCTCCACCGGTAACGTTATACTTTGTTTTGTAGCTAACAGTCGTTTCTGTGGGAAAAGCCATGTCATTAGCTAGTTTGCTAAAGTAGTTGGCACTAGCAAGGCATGGCTTTCTAGACGCTGGGGACAGCAGACTACCGTCGCTTTACTGAAGCCAGCTAGCTATTACAACATTAGCTAACATTTGCTAGTATTATATCAGACAATTACCAGTGACGGAACAAAGTAACTTAACTAGCTATTTACCTTCTGTACAGCAGATTTCCAACTGTTGGCCTCAATGACTCATCCTATGCGATTtttgaaaataaagagaaaccacgaatgtttagctagctaaataaGAAATTGCTCGCAGGGAAAGAACGCTTGGACTGGGGATTTGAAAGTTTGATTACAAATTTCAGCCGCATGGATTGGTCCATTCTCACAAAGTTCCACCCAATCACGCGTGGTCATGCGTCACAAGCCCATCTTTGACATAGTTGGCTAATGGTTGTTAAGAGGCGGGGTCTGTTTTCCTCCTTGTTTCATGAACACAACCATGTccttatttatgtttatttattttcccctttatacttgaactatttgcacatcgttatatatacattatatatatataatatgacatttgtaatgtctttattcttttggaacttccgTGAGGGTAATGTTcagttttattgtttatttcacttttgtatattatctacttcacttgctttggcaatgttaacatttgtttcctatgccaataaagccccttgaatttaattgagataCATTTTGGATACATTAGTAACCTACAAGCTGAATACACCAGAGATGAATAGTATTTTTAATTATACTAACGCATTCGCTTCAGTTGCTTGCAAGGCAAATCAATCTCGGAATTAAACACTACAGTTAGATGTTCTTCATCCTCCtgtcagagaggaagagtgagGCCTCATTCGGTAGAAAATCTGTCTCCCTCGAGCAAATTGCGTTTTTTTCGTTGTTTCGCCCACCAAGCAAGGCATTTTTGTATGGAGATCAATGAGTGTAGAATTTGGTCAACCAAACAAATGAATGGCTTATTTGCtatgtgaggcttatttgatcgaatagaagttGTAATATTTTTATTGCTAAAATTGTACTGATGTAAGTATGACAGGTAACATCCCGGTAACTTTGAGAAAAACCCTGTATATCTGAGTTGTCTCGAGATGGCTATGCATATTAATAACGTGAGTCTCGTAGcatagcatctctctccattgaatacaggcaGATTACCTAAGCAATACTCATCGAATATTGAAAAAAGtattacaataatgagatgtatccaccaatGCAAAGAAAGAGTAGGCTATGtagacaacgactcccattgttaggatGTAAAGACCTTGTCCGTATATCCCATTATGGTGTTGGACTGTTGGTGTTGGAAGGCCAGTAGgcggcaccctttcctctggtctaaaaaaatatcccaaagcCCCcaggacattgccctgtgtagggtgccgtctttcggatgtgACGTTaaagggtgtcctgactctgttgTCATTAAAAGATCCCATGATCCcatgtcctggctaaattcccaatctggctctcataccatcacggtcacATGATCACCCCCATTAT
This region of Oncorhynchus masou masou isolate Uvic2021 chromosome 8, UVic_Omas_1.1, whole genome shotgun sequence genomic DNA includes:
- the LOC135544128 gene encoding G2/mitotic-specific cyclin-B3-like isoform X1, with the protein product MPFSRGKNPSSINVPGKGSLGVMENQEGVHSKRSSPQGGVKKRPAFVDITNATKIQIKNQTKIGKPAKKALRSKEAAKNEANLKEPKAVCSNGQSMKLEVGLSPEKDLVVWPQEETTLCPGRQVVPDEFDIDKEFYGDVSMSAEYAKEIFDYLREREEKFVLKDYMNSQPDLNKDMRGILVDWMVELQENFELNHETLYLAVKLTDHYLACSVIMRESLQLIGSTAMLIASKFQERTPPCIDDFLYICDDAYNREEIIAMEINILQALQFDINIPVPYHFLRRYAKCVSASMETLTLARYVCELSLLELQQVPERGSRLAAACLLLALITKGLGGWTAMLEYHTGYTVKELTPLVKTLRTMLACPTDDKLTAVTTKYSHKVFFEVACIPLVAVQTLEDALIEQQVS
- the LOC135544128 gene encoding G2/mitotic-specific cyclin-B3-like isoform X2; its protein translation is MPFSRGKNPSSINVPGKGSLGVMENQEGVHSKRSSPQGGVKKRPAFVDITNATKIQIKNQTKIGKPAKKALRSKEAAKNEANLKEPKAVCSNGQSMKLEVGLSPEKDLVVWPQEETTLCPGRQVVPDEFDIDKEFYGDVSMSAEYAKEIFDYLREREEKFVLKDYMNSQPDLNKDMRGILVDWMVELQENFELNHETLYLAVKLTDHYLACSVIMRESLQLIGSTAMLIASKFQERTPPCIDDFLYICDDAYNREEIIAMEINILQALQFDINIPVPYHFLRRYAKCVSASMETLTLARYVCELSLLELQQVPERGSRLAAACLLLALITKGLGGWPC